A stretch of Acropora muricata isolate sample 2 chromosome 7, ASM3666990v1, whole genome shotgun sequence DNA encodes these proteins:
- the LOC136922153 gene encoding uncharacterized protein: MAKISLILFVTVLTVPSVLMSKVSNQTQRLHSTGNNNLAFTTTDCPGSSDNDKRKDFLKYFIRGQMPSGLFKSNDPNVLYLCQTQPPSDPGSSYYSTIFDKTTMNAILSAYGVTHESALLIGENSERVDYWISQHGDLFFKTDYDDLYSKGKNAAHYQKGHLLPFSIYSFDENHVKSTFDYSNAVPQRAEWNQGDWKSFESAIKRYTQLTCGCRYRGTMYLLTGTSQFAYHHTFAPKFLQTPENSRPNEKITYTSTTKSNPHERSIKIPNVMWTAGCCIGSDPQNDKRKKVESIAVIGNNLPKDTYTTSTTVLELQQMLTDAKNPNPVILFPGETACSDPGNKYILKTKDVKG, encoded by the exons ATGGCAAAGATTTCACTCATTCTGTTTGTAACAGTTTTAACTGTTCCATCTGTGCTAATGAGTAAAGTGTCAA ACCAGACACAGAGGCTGCACTCCACAGGGAACAACAACCTCGCATTTACCACCACTGATTGCCCGGGATCCAGCGACAATGACAAGAGAAAAGATTTTTTGAAATACTTTATTAGAGGACAGATGCCATCAGGACTTTTCAAATCGAACGATCCAAATGTGCTTTACCTTTGCCAAACGCAACCTCCTAGTGACCCAGGAAGCTCCTACTACTCGACTATATTTGACAAAACCACAATGAATGCTATTCTGTCCGCATACGGTGTCACACACGAATCAGCACTACTCATAGGAGAGAACTCAGAGAGAGTCGACTATTGGATATCTCAGCACG GTGACCTATTTTTTAAGACTGACTACGATGATTTGTACAGCAAAGGCAAGAATGCTGCACACTATCAGAAAGGTCACTTGCTCCCTTTCTCGATTTACTCGTTTGACGAAAATCACGTCAAGTCTACTTTCGACTACTCCAACGCAGTACCACAGCGAGCAGAGTGGAATCAGGGTGACTGGAAATCTTTTGAAAGTGCTATTAAGCGTTACACTCAACTAACTTGCGGATGTAGGTACAGAGGAACGATGTACCTTCTAACAGGAACATCTCAGTTTGCCTATCACCACACTTTTGCACCAAAATTTCTCCAAACACCG GAGAATTCCCGTCCCAACGAAAAAATTACATACACCTCAACGACAAAAAGTAATCCTCATGAAAGGAGCATTAAAATCCCAAATGTTATGTGGACAGCTGGCTGCTGCATCGGGTCCGACCCTCAGAATGACAAAAGAAAGAAGGTCGAGTCCATAGCGGTCATAGGAAACAACCTTCCTAAAGATACATACACCACATCGACAACTGTGCTTGAACTGCAACAAATGTTGACGGATGCTAAAAACCCAAATCCCGTTATCTTGTTCCCTGGCGAAACCGCCTGCAGCGATCCAGGAAACAAATACATTCTTAAGACTAAAGACGTTAAAGGCTAG
- the LOC136922152 gene encoding kelch-like protein 3, protein MASEESLNPGKRQRLQMLHAMNSLRKSQTFCDVFLMVGDHRIPAHRIVLAASSPVFKASLTSELKRQKQGEVFDEVQVSDFDPDTIEEMLNFIYTGEVGTTLTHKNALELILAADYYDLENLREFCVAFLMINLMPSNCLLIQMYAERYRLNLLQEETTYFICKNLTLIWKTEEYLTMEFAEVKELFSGDRLAIETQKGEEEVFQGIKAWVKHDKEKREHYFDELFGYTRLTAMSSSYIEETIYRDELASRSPSCRDLLTATLNLSAEERDEPRGLTESVVLLSKNGLSFCYIPECGSWLNLTRLPSYNTIRTVTVCEGHVFAIGWEKDRITIEKFDLHKNYWDIILNDEGPEPVAAVAVADKIFILNERSVTIFKPADASSRHRAQMASVRRGLCAVALNDRVYAIGGYDSLQNLGLNTVERYDQVYDEWMDIKPMNEQRCFAAATVLGNKILVVGGTRDCCLQLSNCELYDPITDIWSLLPAELNVPRCEAAIAKSKKKVFVFGGTFSGGRVESYEKGKEWKEIGRIPTQTTPTCACVVLLPKTLVNSLKGQTLLCD, encoded by the coding sequence ATGGCGTCGGAAGAAAGCCTAAACCCTGGCAAACGGCAACGTTTGCAGATGCTTCACGCAATGAACTCGCTTCGAAAATCGCAAACATTTTGCGATGTCTTCCTAATGGTCGGAGATCATCGGATCCCAGCGCACAGAATTGTACTCGCAGCGAGCAGTCCTGTTTTCAAGGCATCGTTAACCAGTGAGTTAAAACGCCAAAAGCAAGGCGAAGTGTTCGACGAAGTTCAAGTTTCGGACTTTGACCCGGATACTATAGAAGAAATGCTCAATTTTATTTACACCGGTGAAGTTGGAACTACGTTAACTCATAAGAACGCTTTGGAATTAATCCTCGCGGCCGATTATTACGATTTAGAAAACTTAAGGGAATTTTGTGTTGCATTTTTGATGATTAACTTAATGCCATCGAACTGTTTGTTGATTCAAATGTATGCCGAGCGTTATCGTCTGAATCTTTTACAGGAAGAAACGACTTACTTCATATGCAAAAATCTGACATTAATTTGGAAGACTGAGGAATATTTAACAATGGAGTTCGCCGAagtaaaagaattattttcaggCGATAGACTTGCCATTGAAACGCAAAAAGGAGAGGAGGAAGTATTCCAGGGAATAAAAGCTTGGGTGAAACACGACAAGGAGAAACGAGAGCATTACTTCGACGAGCTTTTTGGCTACACTCGATTAACTGCGATGTCCTCGAGTTATATCGAGGAAACAATATACCGCGACGAACTCGCGTCACGCAGTCCAAGCTGCCGAGATTTGCTCACGGCAACGCTTAATCTCTCCGCGGAGGAGCGTGACGAGCCACGCGGACTCACGGAAAGTGTTGTGTTACTCAGTAAAAATGGATTATCATTTTGTTATATTCCTGAATGCGGTTCATGGTTGAACCTAACTAGATTGCCAAGCTACAACACGATAAGAACAGTTACGGTCTGTGAAGGGCATGTTTTTGCAATCGGTTGGGAGAAAGATCGTATTACCATCGAAAAATTCGACTTGCACAAAAACTATTGGGACATAATACTAAATGACGAAGGTCCCGAACCGGTGGCGGCAGTAGCGGTAGCAGACAAGATATTCATCCTTAACGAGCGTAGCGTTACCATTTTCAAACCTGCCGACGCCTCAAGTAGACATCGGGCCCAGATGGCTTCGGTTCGACGGGGCCTTTGTGCTGTTGCTTTGAACGATCGAGTTTATGCAATCGGGGGCTATGATAGCCTTCAAAATCTGGGTCTCAATACCGTGGAAAGGTACGACCAGGTTTACGACGAATGGATGGACATCAAACCAATGAACGAACAGCGCTGCTTCGCTGCCGCGACTGTCCTGGGTAACAAAATCCTTGTGGTGGGTGGCACGCGAGATTGTTGTCTTCAGCTCTCGAACTGCGAGTTGTACGATCCAATCACAGACATATGGAGTTTACTTCCGGCGGAACTTAACGTGCCACGCTGCGAGGCGGCCATAGCTAAGAGCAAGAAGAAGGTCTTCGTATTTGGCGGTACATTTAGTGGCGGAAGAGTTGAATCTTATGAGAAAGGAAAGGAGTGGAAAGAAATAGGACGAATACCAACACAAACAACTCCTACATGCGCGTGCGTCGTGTTACTTCCGAAGACATTGGTGAACTCGCTTAAAGGTCAAACTTTGCTGTGTGATTAA
- the LOC136922540 gene encoding neuropeptide FF receptor 2-like gives MTIPVTTNFSVNQTLNSALYPTRSQEQLGNGKTQLYAWTIVQLLAFYAMLLLSLIGNTLVIKAVTGIRKTTTRQLHYLFIVNLSVADLLFAVENIPIAFSQLILNGAWKIEGNFGSFLCKFDFFLSLVVILTSNLTILATGVERFHGIFYPLKTFSSKKCAYVIIASTWLVSGIYALPLFSSAFAYLQRSPDGNMRCNLCIECDKVIQWFTFQIVLVATAFAATLILYSAIGVKIWHRKTPGFQLERFQIQAQTKKIRALKMLALLATVFYISFIPFFVLQLSIFFGFFSKLGAHYGKIAAFLMYCNGAINPLIYGIYNERIREEFKALFKSKKLRRSCFCLSLETTRRPPAIGLQVKQLQDAGNQKSSYQSKSTFNVACSGETNQLQAFPYEETRL, from the coding sequence ATGACTATCCCAGTAACAACGAATTTTAGCGTCAACCAAACGTTAAATTCCGCTTTATATCCAACCAGATCACAAGAACAGCTAGGAAATGGTAAAACTCAGCTATACGCATGGACCATTGTCCAACTGTTGGCTTTCTATGCGATGCTCCTTCTCTCCTTAATCGGAAACACGCTCGTAATCAAAGCTGTTACCGGGATTAGGAAAACAACCACACGACAACTGCATTATCTTTTCATCGTGAATCTCTCCGTCGCTGATTTGCTGTTTGCTGTGGAAAATATTCCTATTGCATTTTCTCAACTCATACTGAATGGCGCTTGGAAAATCGAAGGCAATTTTGGCTCCTTTCTTTGCAAGTTCGATTTCTTTTTGTCTCTGGTGGTCATTTTGACGTCTAATTTAACGATTTTGGCAACTGGAGTGGAACGATTCCATGGAATCTTTTATCCCTTGAAGACATTTTCTTCGAAAAAGTGCGCATATGTGATCATAGCATCTACATGGTTAGTGAGCGGAATTTATGCATTACCACTGTTTTCATCGGCTTTCGCCTATCTTCAGAGATCACCAGATGGAAACATGAGATGCAATCTTTGCATTGAGTGCGACAAGGTCATTCAGTGGTTTACATTTCAAATTGTACTGGTCGCAACTGCATTTGCTGCAACTCTAATTCTCTACTCAGCTATCGGCGTCAAAATATGGCACAGAAAAACGCCAGGATTTCAACTTGAGCGGTTTCAAATCCAGGCGCAAACCAAGAAAATCAGAGCTTTGAAAATGTTGGCGTTGTTGGCGACTGTCTTCTACATttctttcattccttttttCGTCTTGCAGCTTTCAATTTTCTTTGGGTTTTTCTCCAAGCTTGGGGCACACTATGGCAAAATTGCCGCGTTTCTAATGTACTGCAATGGAGCGATCAACCCACTCATATACGGCATCTATAACGAGAGAATTCGAGAGGAATTCAAAGCTCTGTTTAAGAGCAAAAAACTTCGAAGAAGCTGTTTCTGTTTGAGTCTTGAAACCACAAGAAGACCACCTGCGATAGGTTTGCAAGTCAAACAACTGCAAGATGCAGGAAACCAAAAGAGTTCTTATCAATCGAAATCTACTTTTAATGTGGCATGTTCAGGCGAGACGAATCAATTGCAAGCCTTTCCATACGAAGAAACACGACTTTGA